A genomic segment from Salvia splendens isolate huo1 chromosome 13, SspV2, whole genome shotgun sequence encodes:
- the LOC121760701 gene encoding zinc finger MYM-type protein 1-like translates to MKQILGITHELSQVLQKKDHDIVNVMNLVKVAKSRLQIMREKDWDVLLDDVSMFCSKYELDVLDMEDEFVARKRGRRRAEKMKNLHYYRVELFCSVIDLQAQELNQRFDEVNTDLVLCMSCFDPRDLFSAFDLEKLLRLARYYPSEFSEVALSELKSQLENFIFDVRIDEKFSQISGISGLAQKMVSTRKHEVFPMVYSLVKLSLILPVTTASVERAFSAMKIIKTSLRNSMGDQLLNDCLVPYIEKDVFVKVTNETIMQRFQKIKNRRQML, encoded by the coding sequence ATGAAGCAAATCTTGGGAATCACACATGAACTCTCCCAAGTGCTACAAAAGAAAGATCACGACATTGTTAATGTGATGAATCTTGTCAAGGTAGCAAAATCACGTCTGCAAATAATGAGGGAAAAAGATTGGGATGTATTGCTTGATGATGTTTCTATGTTTTGTAGCAAATATGAACTGGATGTGCTTGACATGGAAGATGAGTTTGTAGCTCGAAAAAGAGGAAGACGTAGAGCagagaaaatgaagaatctcCACTATTATCGAGTTGAGCTCTTTTGTTCTGTTATTGACTTGCAAGCTCAAGAGTTGAATCAACGTTTTGATGAAGTCAACACAGACTTAGTTTTATGCATGTCATGTTTTGATCCTAGGgatttattttctgcatttgattTGGAGAAGCTGCTTCGTCTTGCACGGTATTATCCTTCTGAATTTTCTGAAGTTGCTTTGTCCGAGCTTAAAAGTCAACTTGAGAACTTTATTTTCGATGTGCGCATAGATGAAAAGTTTTCACAAATATCAGGAATCAGTGGTCTTGCTCAAAAGATGGTTTCTACAAGGAAACATGAAGTTTTTCCAATGGTTTATTCATTAGTTAAGTTGTCATTGATCTTACCAGTTACCACTGCATCAGTAGAAAGAGCCTTTTCAGCAATGAAGATCATCAAGACTTCTCTACGTAATAGCATGGGAGACCAACTATTGAATGATTGCTTAGTTCCTTACATCGAAAAGGATGTGTTTGTTAAAGTTACCAATGAAACTATTATGCAGCGGTTTCAGAAGATTAAGAATAGAAGACaaatgttatga